The following proteins come from a genomic window of Campylobacter sp. RM16189:
- a CDS encoding HD domain-containing protein — protein MINANLIEHIFKAASISRWNDYPKMTNLVELDKQAHKFVIAYFIAKLEKDIDMNYIIEAGIFEFFARVVVTDIRPDVFHQIQKQKSEQINGWVLSILENLIRDIDGGKFLERLRNYLLKKDKKHAKERLILKAASYLATRWEFSIVYQTSQFLSDIEELKSKVEEELEDYYELIGVRKIVMNQKLAKLVDLSGRLRFQKRWAQTPRIPETAVLGHMLVVAILSYFYSLEVKACAKRLESNFFCALFHDLPESLTRDIISPVKYGVEGLNEIITEYEMRLIDERILPFVPDSFRDEFSYILGIREQGGKFIKNEFENRICEKKPAYHEGTMENVNEDKFNAIDGKALKYCDKLAAFIEAGISISYGVKSKELIDGFNNMDIFFSDKPSVDGVNFAKICEEFKEHFSLLQVKI, from the coding sequence ATGATAAATGCAAATTTGATCGAACATATTTTCAAAGCGGCGTCCATATCGCGCTGGAATGACTATCCGAAGATGACAAATTTAGTCGAGCTTGATAAGCAGGCGCATAAATTTGTTATCGCTTATTTTATCGCAAAGCTTGAAAAAGATATCGATATGAACTACATCATCGAGGCGGGAATTTTTGAGTTTTTTGCTCGTGTTGTGGTTACTGATATCCGCCCGGATGTATTTCATCAGATACAAAAACAAAAGAGCGAGCAGATAAACGGCTGGGTGCTAAGCATACTTGAAAATTTGATCCGCGATATCGACGGGGGAAAATTTTTAGAGCGGCTTAGAAATTATCTTCTTAAAAAAGATAAAAAACACGCTAAAGAACGCCTTATATTAAAAGCTGCAAGCTACCTTGCAACTCGCTGGGAATTTTCTATCGTTTATCAGACAAGCCAGTTTTTAAGCGATATAGAAGAGCTTAAGAGCAAGGTTGAAGAGGAGCTTGAGGATTATTACGAGCTAATCGGCGTGCGAAAAATCGTGATGAATCAAAAGCTAGCAAAGCTTGTGGATCTAAGCGGACGACTTCGTTTTCAAAAGCGCTGGGCTCAAACTCCGCGTATCCCTGAAACTGCGGTGCTTGGACATATGCTTGTGGTTGCGATTTTAAGCTATTTTTACTCGCTTGAGGTTAAAGCTTGTGCAAAAAGACTTGAAAGTAACTTCTTTTGCGCACTCTTTCACGATCTTCCTGAAAGCCTTACAAGAGACATCATAAGCCCAGTTAAATACGGTGTCGAAGGCTTAAATGAGATCATAACCGAGTATGAGATGAGGCTCATTGATGAGCGAATTTTGCCGTTTGTGCCGGATAGTTTCAGAGATGAGTTTAGCTATATTTTAGGTATCAGAGAGCAGGGCGGAAAATTCATAAAAAACGAGTTTGAAAATAGAATTTGCGAAAAGAAACCGGCCTATCACGAAGGCACGATGGAAAATGTAAACGAGGATAAATTCAACGCGATTGACGGCAAAGCTCTTAAATACTGCGACAAGCTTGCGGCGTTTATCGAAGCAGGCATTTCCATAAGCTACGGCGTAAAGTCAAAAGAGCTCATTGACGGGTTTAATAATATGGATATTTTTTTCAGTGATAAACCAAGTGTAGATGGGGTAAATTTCGCTAAAATTTGCGAGGAATTTAAAGAGCATTTTTCTCTTTTGCAAGTAAAAATTTAA
- the queF gene encoding preQ(1) synthase, giving the protein MQEINENNLGQEQKYGEKILKEFDVERDLEIWENKQSRNYKIKITLPEFCCLCPRSGYPDFGTIYLEYVPNKFVVELKAIKLYINSFMNRNISHEDSINEIYSVLERKLEPKWMKIVGDFNPRGNVHTVIEISSDEIIKKPEVKEPAVTLITPSYERRERSSDRKSDSRTNSRGGSRTKEFDKKPSRERSGAGKKSAKEGFKKPEFLGEKRARVVKKDK; this is encoded by the coding sequence ATGCAAGAAATTAATGAAAATAATTTAGGACAAGAGCAAAAATACGGTGAGAAAATTTTAAAAGAGTTTGATGTCGAGCGTGACCTTGAAATTTGGGAAAATAAGCAAAGCAGAAATTATAAGATCAAGATCACTTTGCCTGAGTTTTGCTGCCTTTGCCCGCGTTCGGGTTATCCTGATTTTGGGACGATTTATCTTGAGTATGTGCCGAACAAATTTGTAGTCGAGCTAAAGGCGATCAAGCTTTATATAAACAGCTTTATGAACAGAAATATAAGCCACGAAGATAGTATAAACGAAATTTACTCTGTTCTTGAAAGAAAACTTGAACCAAAATGGATGAAAATAGTAGGCGACTTTAACCCGCGTGGCAACGTTCATACGGTTATCGAGATAAGCTCTGACGAGATTATTAAAAAACCTGAGGTTAAAGAGCCAGCCGTTACTTTGATAACTCCAAGCTATGAAAGACGTGAAAGAAGTAGTGACAGAAAGTCTGATTCACGTACAAATTCAAGAGGTGGCTCAAGAACAAAAGAATTTGATAAAAAACCAAGTAGAGAAAGATCGGGAGCCGGAAAGAAATCTGCGAAAGAAGGCTTTAAAAAGCCTGAATTTTTAGGCGAAAAACGTGCAAGAGTAGTTAAAAAAGATAAATAA